Part of the Nicotiana sylvestris chromosome 5, ASM39365v2, whole genome shotgun sequence genome is shown below.
tttgaattcgaatttgggttttcaaaaaatattatttgtttggattgtatgttgttgcaaagaattgagaattctctctacgtctctctctatctctcagtCCCTAATTTCAATAATgtaaagtaaaggaaaagagagcagcaattccaccattgacagtcattaaaaagctttgaagctttgaattcgaatttgggttttcaaaattcattatttgtttggatttggtgttgttgcaaacaattgagaatatgacttggagtttatatctcaattttggggggttttggtgaagattaaacttgattttggctgaatttcagattgaaactcgaagaagaagacatgatatatattttatttacgaaattgtagtaaaattgtattatgttgtttatatatttttcttttattttaataactattgtataaaaattgaacaacattgtataaaaattatatttaagttgtatgatgttgtagttgtatataactgagtagaaataatgtataaaattgtagataagttgtataatatataattagttgtatgaaatttatttgtactatgtataaatcagatacaaaatatacaaaagacatattgtataaaaattttatttaagttatatgttattgtagttgtatttaactgggtatATTGATTCTTTgagaaacaacattaaaacagaTAAAACATGATCACAAATTTGTCAAAAGAAAAAAGATTGGGACACCAGCATATCAATACAGAAGGCAACCGTGGAGTTTTCGAAGAGAAAATTTACAAGACCAAATCTGCTTCATCTTGGAATAGAAATAGTTTAAAGAGAGTAACTCAGAAACTAGCTATATGAGAAGTCATTAATTATTTAACAAGTTCTGGGGTTTAGTAGTTTAACATGTTTTGCAGCTGAATCAATTGCTGATTGGGCCTTACAGCTCTTTTGGTGGCTAAGCATAAACAGAAGATGATCCAAAAATTTAACAATACTGTTTACATATTCTTTTCACAAAACAAATTTAACATAATCTTGAACCACACAACACTTTTATATCCATGCAAGATCTATAGCTTACATACTGCTTACACATGTTTAAATTCACTTCTATGCAAGATCTATAGTTTCTGCCGAAGATATGGGGAGAAAGAGAGAATCTGGAGAGAAGAGGGGAAAGAgaagaggaaaaaagaaaaagggtgtaactaaatcttttgattgaaggcacaaataatggattgggagccttttaaggtggattgtatatattttgtaaacaaaacttgtttATGCCGGATAATTAACTAAACATGAATAttaagggtaataaagtttcaaataatgtataggaatgaaaaaattCTTTAtattttcataaaaagaaaatcaaagagcAAAAAGTTCTCAATATTGGAAAAGCAGCAATCTTTGGTACAATTCTTTTCTCTTTGACCATAATTCGGAAAGAAAAGCTTTTAAACACCTAAAATTCTGCCTAACAACATTAGAATATAATCCTTCAATAGAAATATGaacaaattacatttttttaCAAGTCATTTTATTCAACCAAGCTCAATTACTTAAGCAGATTTTACTCATTTAGAAACCTCAGTATTGAACAACACGTtggtgtcacgccccgaacctgagcctggacgtaacacggcactcggtgcctgactatatgtgaccgagcgaaccaactggctggctgaatcaacatgtggtatcataacatactgaatgcggaagataaactaacacatgctgatatattgaaagtctggatgatataaatcaaagtgcggaaataataatataattctgaaacatatttgtagctaacatagcttaatatgaaaaacCCGTGACTttatctaactgttactctagtctatgaagcctctaatgaagtactgaaagcACTGACTGTCTaaaaaaatactgaagactgtaaggtaatgataatgccccgaaagagctgggatcaccaaatagctggtacgagaatcctagcgcttggaatcatcaacctgtaattCATTGcatgcattgtgagatgcaggccccgagcaaaagggacgtcagtacatttgaattgtactggtatgtaaagcaactgaaagaaagaattataaatgttgaaactgaaactaagctgataactgagaatttataattgataactgaaatgataactattcaaactgaaactgaaatgataattgataactggtaactgatatgatagctgataactgaacgataactaataattgaactgaaagaaagtaaggatatgaatactccctcttctgaatgatgaacaacctatttatctgaatattaaactgcggcctcaggccctatatatatatatatatgtgtgtgtgtgtgtgtgtgtgtgtgtgtgtgtgtgcacaaactgcggcatcgggcccaagtatacgtatacataactgcgacctcaggtccaaaatgcataaagcataaactgcggcctctggcccaaagatgcataaagcattagtTGCGGCCTCAGGCTCAAATATAGGTGTTCAACAtttagggatttaaaatcaggaactaagAATCATACTACAAcacataatagtgaaatactgaatcacactgagttatatgatactggaatactggatcacactgagttacattatactggaatactgaatcatactgagttacataatactggaatacttaataggactagaatgagacatgtattcttgaactggttatgaacactgaaacttcaactgtttatgacatgctgagtaagctatactgagacttagggacatcaagcccaagtctatattgaatacgaactgagctcacaacgttcagaatgaaagtcatgaacgagttatgaagctagagaatagaagttctacaactattcaaggaactagacttaactatatttctgaggcaattgatacgtcatAAAaaaaacgtagtgtagggagaatcattaaaattcccaaacataaagagttagcctcacatatcttaacttcctgttcttgagcgtaatacaacattcgccaaccctttcaacttcaatctatataaatacaagtcaaagggattccatattagcaataatactcatgttttggtcacttaggcattttatcaaacacttggtggcataaagcttcataacccttattaatggtgtctctacacccaataactcattctcttgcttctagataaattctaaagtctcaaatagttataatcaacatcattctttaCCACCCATAACGCAATCAACACCCATAACCAGTAATAAccaatcaacaacccaaacctatcaccGTTCAtgtttttctatcaaacccatcaactcatatctcatgaactagagtctataatcattaattcaataatagaatcaattagagggtgaagatattacctgtttgacgttcaatcttcttgaattcgagttctagggtttcttctctcaacaatggtATCCCAATCGAAtgtctaatgatatggagggtttacacATGTTAATAGGATGTTGGGGAATTGAAATAAACATAGAATCACCAtgagaacttaccttgggtggtggagggacctttAAGAAGTTGGGTTTTTGAGAGTTTTCCCTTATAgggcaagtttttatgttttgggggaGTGAGAGACGAAATAGAGACTTCCCAAGTCATCCACCGCGTCCCGATTGGCGTAACCGCGGTAAATCGCTGAGACACTGCCTcgccaccgcggtcgcggtaaaaCACGGCAGGATCGCAATGGTTGCATACCATTCTGTAAAACGGGCATAACTTCTTGCATAGAGCTCCGtttgggctccataatatatcgttggaaagctatttcaaaggcctacaactttcatgctttgagttTTTCCAGATTCCTTACACATTTTCACTAAAACCTGTGGGAAGacagaccttctgcaaacttagtcgattttgccaaatcttatgcacctcactttccatcttgattttgaaacaactatttttacccataatcatcccgatgggacttcacatgatcaaaatatatccttactactcctttaactcattctaAGCCGAATTTTTATGGGGTGTTACAGTTGGCAAATCCAGTTGTCTGACAAAATTCAAGAGTAAGAAATACACAACAATTAAGAAAAACCAGTGTTTAGCAATAAAAAGGCAACCCAGTTCATGACGCATCCCGTTTTTACGCAGGGCCAAGGAAGGGCCGCACCCCAAGGGGGTGTGATATAGGCAGCCTCCCCTGATGCAAGCATCAGTATCTGATTCCACAGCTCGAACCGTGACCTATAGGCCACACAGAGTCAACTTTACCAGTGTTCAACAATGTGCTACAGTATTTCTAATACCAACCAGCAGTGGACAACCATACAAAAAATAAGAAGATTTTTGCGATGCACAATGCTATCATCAATTTTAGCACACACAGGTTAGGAGATTAGCAGTTGGAAGTTTAGAATAAAAAACAAACAGCAATTTAATATACTGTTCCAATCCTATTAATCTGCAGACCAAGAAGCAGCAATTAACAGACAACTACAAAAGAAGCACTAGCTAATAAATAGCCTGATCCTAAAAATCAGCAGATTAAAACGACGCTTAACCAGTTTTCCACGTCAATCTCTAAAAACACGGATTGCCAAAGAGCACGAAATTAAGAATAACAGCTGCTCAGGAGAAACCCAATACAGCACTTACTGGTCTAACAACTAAAGCCCAAAAAATGGATCTACTTATGAGATGAACAAAGAAGTCCTTAGCTTCAACTTCTCCACATGCATATTGAACTCATAGACTCTAACAGCAACAACTCATAATATTACAAGTATAAACACTCGTCTTGGATTCACAATTGAAACACTGATTGAGCCTTCACAAAACAGCAGTACCAGGAAATTTGTCATTGCTAGGGTTTGGAAAGAGCATTCACCCGAAAAGGCATAAAGGGCGATAGAAGCCAAGGAGGCCGCTAAATTATCTTACCGATTGACAATATTACTGAAAGGACTAACATCTTGATTCAAGCAAATTAACAGTTAAATCCAGGGGAGATATTGAAGTTAGACCTGCATTATAATTTAATCATCCAGTACAAACTCTTCCTAAACAAGAGATACTCAGTACATTAAGTTAATAGACAGTCCAAGTGCTGAACCAAGCGTCTCCAAAGAATCCTTGAAATAGCAAAAGAACAAGGTCTTGTAATATGGAGATTGGCCAAATCTGTTGGCAGATAGGTAATAGCAAAGACTGGAAAAACTAACTCAACTCTAGAAAAAACAGTGTAAAGCTATAAGGATACCTAAACCTCTCTTGAGTACGTAACTACTTATAGCACATCATATATTCATATTCGTCTGTACAAACATGAAACGATTGCTTGTTTATTTCACATCCTCTACAGTTCTTTACACGTACGCAACTAGGCCTACCACTGAATCTAATCGCCAATTATATTGTTCATTCATAGACAATTCAAGACTAAATGTTTGCAGTTATCTATACTCAGCCTGATTAATTAAGAGGCTCACACATAAACTAGCATAGCGAATTCATATCTTATTCGGACATGCTAAAAACTCTCGAAAGCTGATCACTTAATAAGACACTGTAAAAGGTGTAAGAACACCAAAAGGTCCTTTGTGTACTAATTGCTTACCAAATTATTGCAAGGCAAACATGCATCACTACTTTCTCCTTCCTTACATTGCTTCCCATACTTTTTCTGTTAGGCCGATTACTTTGGAAACTCACCAATTCTCGAATATCAATCCTTAAACTACAACTTAGCAATCCACTTTGAGTTAAAAAAATCCAAGAGTATTCAGCACACAATAGAACACTACCTGCCCTTCTTCAATACATGCAGCGCTAAATTTCCAACAATGCAAACAACAATTAGGATCAGTACAAAGAAGACACCTGCGGCAACCAACACAAAAAGTCTATACTAATTGCTTAGCATTTAGCACCCAATTTATCCACGCTGAGATACTAAAGATTATTAATCCCCCAAACCAGCATAAAAGCCAAAAACTTTAGCAGTTAAAAACTAACCTAAATGTTGCAAACAAACCACTAAACATAAACCCCAAGTCAACACTCAGCCAATCATATCAATCCTACAGCACCAAGAACAATATGATCAAACAGCACTTAAACAACAACCAGTACTACTACGCCATAATCATTGGTGTCAGACTATATGAATCCTCAATATTCATTCTGCTCCAACTGGACCATTGCAATGCTCAATAATAACAACCAAATCCAAAATTTAATAAGAGGCACAACCTTTAAAcaataaaatatcaaaaatcagcATAGTAATATAACATGATATAAGCTCACCAACATAAATGTTCAACGATAACTTAAAATTAAAGCAGAAAAAAATGATACCCAATTCACTAAATACTCCATATTTAGCAGCAGCAATAAAAAATGGATCTTTCATCCGATCCGAAAACTAAAAAGACCAAAAAACACGATCCATCAAATTATACCAGATCAATCCGAAGCCTTCAACTTCTCCACGCGCTTATTCAGCTGCTCAACTTTGACAACGAGACCAGTAACAGCATACAACAGCCAGTAAAAGGTTATAGCACACGCGATGAGAAGCGCGTTACGTTGAGACTTCATGATTGATTTCTGATGACGTAAGTGTTCAGATGGGGAACAAGATTCGGGCGATTCACAAGTGGGTCGGGTCTCGTATTTCCAGTAGATATCCATTAAGAGGAAGAGACAAAAAGGTACGATTGAGAGGAACGGCTTGAGGAGATTCCGGGTCACGGAAATTAAGCCTTTTCGGAGCGGGTCAAGACCCGGGATTGTTAGGAGGAGGAGCATGATTGCTTCTGCTCCTGCGGCGTAGCCGAGAACAACCCATTCCAACGCCATTGATGTGAAGAAGCTTTGGATTTTTTGAGGTAAAAGAGGAAAGTGAGGAATTGAAGAAATGGAAAgtggaaaaatagaagaaatttcATTAAGGAATAGATATATTATGGGCCTTAACTACGAAAGCCCACTCTGTGAATTGGACTGGTCTAGGCCATGTACCTGTATTTTGGg
Proteins encoded:
- the LOC104216893 gene encoding uncharacterized protein; amino-acid sequence: MALEWVVLGYAAGAEAIMLLLLTIPGLDPLRKGLISVTRNLLKPFLSIVPFCLFLLMDIYWKYETRPTCESPESCSPSEHLRHQKSIMKSQRNALLIACAITFYWLLYAVTGLVVKVEQLNKRVEKLKASD